The following DNA comes from Tepidanaerobacter syntrophicus.
CCAGCGCACCATGGATACTTGTTCATTATTCGGATGATTTCAGTGAGAAACTTATCCTTTGCACCGTTTTCGTTGTTGCGAAGTGCAGTAAAAATATTGGCTATTCCATGATTCATAATTGTGAGCAGCCACTTAATATGAGGCCATTTCTGAATATACGGAAGCATGCTGCTGATGCTGGTACCGGTTTCAGTGATTGTACCTGTTGCGTCAACCTCAAAAGTAAAAATGCCTACCGTATCAAAGCGGTCGCCGTAGTCTCTAAGTGCTTCATACATTCGGGCATTACCCATAAAACTCCACACCATGCAACGTTTGCCTTTTAAGAAATCCCTCACAACCGGTCACCGCCTTCCTGCATCTCCTGAAATTCAAAGAGCACCCGCGCCGATTTTCTCTCTTCCAGCTTCACTGTATGTTTGCTGTCCCATGCCGCAGAATATTGATAAAACCCATCCTTAGGAGTCTGACTTCCGTTTTTAAGGCATTGTCGGGTGGAAGCCTTGAGCGCCAGCTCATCGCCTGCATTAACCGGGTCAAGAAACTTTACCTTATGCGCACCCATACCTTGGGATAGTTCAATACTCCCTGCGGCCATATCCTGTATAGGATAGATATAGCAGTCAAGACCAGCAGAAGTTTTGCCAAGGTTGAATAAGACTACAGTCTCCGCTGTTCGCACCACACCGTTATAATGCCGGGGCGGAACTGGCTGCCCATTTTCCTGCATCTTCGTAAGCATTTTACTCGTGTGGACGGTGTAGCCTGTCAATTGATCTCCTTCCTGAAGCTGCAGGTCGGTGAAATAGATTGATCCGGTGCAGTCGGAAATCTTAAGCGTCACAGTAACGCCCACCACATGCTTATTGCTTTTTGGTTGTATGGTTTCTGCAAACCTTGAAAACTGCATATTTTTTCCTCCATACTATTTGACAAACATAGGCATCAATGCTAAAATATAATTTGATTTTATATTTGGAGGCTAGTATACACCTATGTATGGTATTTTTCGTATTCGTAAATAAGGGTGCACTGAACGAAAGATAGCTCATAGCAGCGTCTTTGTTTTTGTGCACCTTTTTTCGATTACGAAAAACGGGCTTTGTAAAGTAAACATGAAAGATTAAGAAGGGAAATCAGCCAATTGCTTCAAGCGACGAGGAAAAGCTTGCGTTTGCTTCTGGCAGAAAGGTTTAGGCCCGCAACTTGTGCTGGGGTCAGACCGTCAAGAGCGGAATGAGGGCGGACAAAATTGTAAAAGAAGAGAAAAACCGCGATAAGATTGTTGGCGGAATCGAACGAGGCAAATCCCTGTTTGGTTTTGTACCACGCCTTGAATTGCTTGTTAAAGCATTCGATCAGGTTGTTGGTAATATCATCGCTGAAGCTCTGGACCCGGATATGTTTCACGCCAAGCACTGCTTTTACAGGAACTTTGTAAGCACTGTAGCGGTCGGTGACGATGGCTCCGGGTTTACCGAGATGTTTAACGGAATTAAGTAAGGAAAACGCCTGAGGGCTGTCCCTGTGCCTGGAAAGGTGGAAGCTGAGAACAAAGCGGGTTTCGCTGTCCACAATTAACCAGAGGTAATACTTCATGCCTCGGATTTTTACTACAGTTTCGTCCGCGTGCCATTCGTCGGAGTTGAAATTGAGCGTTGGCATCAGTTCAAGCGCGATGTTTTGAAACAAAGGCGCGAATTTCGTACACCAGTTACTGATAGTAGTGTGGGAAACCTGAATATTCATGACAGTACGCAGAATCAAAGCAATATTACGGAAAGAGTTTTTTCCCAGATAAAACATCGACAGTGCCGTCAGGATAACATGCACTGGATAACGCATCCGCTTGAAATCTGTTTTCCCGGACAGCTTCGACATGGAAGGTGCCGTAACGGCAGCCGGTTTCGGCACAAAAATGGAATGGCCGCACTTCTTGTCGCAGCATTGGTAGTTTGAGTAGTATTTGTGGTCATGGTGAAGGAACATGGCTTTTCCGCAGACAGGGCAAGTCGGATAAGGACGCACGCGCGGCCTTCCGGGTTTGTCAGCCGCATGGGCATCCGGCGCAAATTGATGCCCGCATACACGGCAAAGATATTTCTGGTTTCCATATTTATCTTTGCCATAACGATAAAAGTTTTGATGGTTGTTGCATTTCGGACAGCAAATCTGGTATGATTTTGTCATGAGGACTCGTCTCCTTTCGGGAGTACATTGTTTTGTGTCAAAACCATTGTACCAGAAGGGCTGACGAGTCCTCAACTTTCATTTAACTTTACAATACGGAAAAACGAAAGAGGTGTATTTTTTATGCCCCAAAATAGAAAAAAAGGGACAACTCCTCCCATTTGGGTATCTCAAAACTTTATGACGAGTTACAAAATCATCAACAGAATTATTCGCAGAACAACCCTTAACAGGGATGATCATGTTATTGAAATTGGCCCGGGAAAGGGTCATATAACAGGAATCTTGATTCAAAAATGCCGGAAAGTTTCGGCAATCGAAATCGACGGCCGTTTATATAATAAATTGACAGCAAAATTCAAGGACGTCAAAAATATCCGTATATATCATCAGGACTTTATGAAGTGGAAGCTTCCTAAATTTGAAAATTATAAGGTTTTTTCAAACATCCCCTTTTGCTTCACTACGGATATTATGCGAAAATTGACGGAATGCAAAAACGCACCTTCTGAAGCATGGCTTACCATGGAAAAAGGCGCAGCCAAACGTTTTATGGGTAAGCCTTCAGAATCATTGCATTCCCTGCTTATAAAGCCCAGGTTTGATTTGGATATTGCTTACTATTTCATCAGGGAAGATTTTCATCCCAAACCGGGCGTTGATGTAGTACTTCTTCATCTTAAGAAAAAGAGTCCGCCGGATATCCCCGCAAATCAGTGGTTTGCCTATGAACAATTTGTTTCAAAGGCACTAAAATATGGATTCCGCAGTCTTTTTACAAGCAAGCAATTATCTAGGGCATTCCGTCAGGCTGGTGTGCAAAATAAAAATATTACTCCTGCAGAGGTTCTTTATGTTCAATGGCTTTGCCTTTTCCGATGCTACTGGGAGCATGTGCTAGGCAGAAAATGATTTTAGTGGCTCATTACCCGTCCAATGTCCACCGGATCTCGCACACATGCGCGACCCATCCGGTGGAAACCGAGCCGCCTTGAAGCAATAAATCCGTAAAGTAAACTGTGCCGGTGCAGTCAGTGACGCACAGCCTGATGGTGATAGACTTGACTCTGCTGATACTTTTGGGAGAAATACTGTGTGCAATCTGATTGAAATATGCCATATCATCACCCTCAAATCAGGTCTATAAACCTTGTTTCCGTTGAACCGTCCTCGTATTCAATGACTATCTCAACACCAACTTGGCCGTTTTCGCCCTTTTCAAGGTTTTCGGAAGCAATCTGCGCTGAAAATGTATAACTTTTACGTGTTGCTGGGTATACCGTCTGTGACAGACTCTTTGTCATACCAGGTATACCAACAGCCTTGAAGGAAGCCGTTCCCGAAACGCCGTTTTCGGTAACCACCTCAAAGCCGGAATTGACCCAGTAGGCAAAACCATCATCCGCTCTGGAATTGCGCAGATGGTTGAATGGTACCATATCTTTAATTTCCTGACGGTTTATCAACTCTGCTGAGGACAGTGCATCCGCTGCCTTGTCCCACTGTGCTGAAGAATCGCCGAGTTCCCGCAGTTTAGTTGAAAGCTCGATCACTGTTTTCCAAGGCTCCTGCAAGTTGTACTGCCTACGCACAACACGTGTCTTTACCAAAAGGCCTAGTTCTTTATCGTCCACTGTAACAATATCACCCAGTTTCCATGCTTCGTGCTCATAACCGGTTAGCGCAGATAAATCCATTGCAGACAGTACATAAGAAACGCGAGGCTTCGAATATTCTGCAAGCCGCATTTTTGCATATTCCAGCATCTGATACGGATTTGTAAACGACGAACAATCAAGCGTCGACACCCTCACTTCACTGGAAAAAGTGTAATCTTCCACGTATTCCTTACCTCCATTAATTGAAGCGAAGGTCAATCCGTCCTTTCCATAAGCATAGAGCCTTGTCACTAATTCACGTGTATCGACTACCCGCTGAATACTTTTCAAATTCTTTCTATATGAAAAAAGCGCTCCGCTGTCGGTACCACTAAAAGTCAAAAGGTGTACCTGGCGGTTGGCGCTGTCAAACACCAGATCGCCGCCATAAATATTCTGTACGGTGCGAAGGATGGATAAGGCATTTTTTTCTGTACACTGCCATGTTCTCTTCGTGCTAACAGTAACATTTCCTACTGTCCAGCCTGTACCCAAAAGTGCATATTGCATCGGAACATCTGCAGTATCTGCATTGAATTCCCTAGGTACTTTTTCCGCACTGAAAGACAGATCATAAAACACCGCTTCAGCATATACTTGCGTAATAACACGCCCATCTTCACCTTTATTATCCGTTAAGGTACGGATCCGGTAAATGTCATTTACGATTTGCACTTGTTTTTCATTTTCCAGTGTGCTTCTTTTTGGATCATGGAACGGAAGCTTGAATTCCAGCGTATCCGCACCATTCACCTCACCAGTGACAATGATATCAAAGGCATTTTCAAGAACAGCTTCCCATGCTCCGTTTTTGTCCAAAATCACAGGACGGGCAAAGCCTAACTTCTCATATGGCGCTTTCGGTATGTCATGAAGCTGTATTTCCAGAAGTTTTGGCGTCCTCAACGGATCGCTGCTGGTAAGGGTAACACGGAACCTGATATATTGCCGATTTGGCGATTGAAGTTCACCGCTGGTTCCCACAGCCTGCCATGCAGACCATTCTTCAAGATCATCGCTTGTGCTGGTCTCTACTAGAGACACTGAAGTAACACCTGCAGTATATTCGCTTGTCACAGCTACACGACCGCTGCCCGATAATGCACATGGAACCGCCCTTGTATAAAGTACGCCACTTGCAGGATACTCGCCATCTGTTGCTTTAAGGGTGACTGCGCCAGGCTCTGCCAAAGCATCTACATCCGAAGCCGCATCCCCACCGTTTGCATGCAAAGACGACTTAAAATATAACAGCAAATCATCAGCTGTAAGCTGTGAGTCCGTTTCCAGAAACCAGTCGTCGAAGCCTCCGGCATAGTAGTAGGTATTTGCATGCATCCCCATAATAATGTCTGCTATACATTCCCGATTCAGCTCTCCCGAAAAGGAACGCACAGGCGACACCCAGGTTGCCCCGTCGCTGCGATCGCATATGATGTTCTGTACCTTTTTGTTGCTTACTTCAATGATGGAGGCGATAAAATACCAGCCGCCATTTTTCAAGGTAATGGTAGCCGTTTCACTCTGGTCGTAGATTAGTGTGCCGGAGGAGTTATACAACATAAGCCTAAGTCTCCCTTGATAAAGTGAAACATAAAAAATTGGCTGACCGGGTCCTTGGCGGGTATTGAATATGGGTATATATGTCTGGCCGACCGAATAGGTGGTAGGATTAATCCAACCTCCTACAACAATCTTTTCGCCCAGATTGCTAAAGAAACTCCCATCATTTTCTGCTATAAGATGGGTCTTTTCAGAAGTCGGGTTAACGATGTTTTGCCTGAAGTATCTTCCGAATCTTCCAGCAATAAGGTTTGCTGATGTCCCTGACCAGCCGGAGATGGTAAAATGTCTGCCATGTCCCGATGAATCCATAAGCTGAAGATTTTCGTCTGGTGTTTTTTCATTAAATCGCCATAAAGCAGACGTCCTTGATGTTACAGGAAACTCACCGGTAAAATCCTCTTGGCTCGTTAGAATTGATTTTATCGCCATGTTATCACCTCCATCTGCTTTTTGCCTGTATTTTTAACTCAGTAAAGGTCGCGTTTTCTGCGGCAATCTCAATATGATTAACACCTTTCCTGAGAATTGGAAAATTCAGATCCTGCAGGCTGGGAAGGCCATTTCTCAAGGTTCCGCCTGTTTCATCAATAACCTTAGCTGTTACCATGCCGGAGTCGACAATCAGAGTTTCACCTTCAGATAATGAGCCAACAATTCTCAATTCCTCGTCGTTCGTAATAAGCGAAATATAGCTTGATGAAGACGTTGATATCAAACCCTTCAAGAGATAAACCGGATTGGAATCCGCATTTCCTTTAACCCTCTCCAACTCATGCAGGCCTGTTTCAGAAAGAACAAATATCTCATCTTCCAACGCATAAGCATACGGGTCGGGACAAACAAACCGAAGTTCAAAGCTGCCCGCTGTCCGCAGTATCCGCTCACAGTCAACCGCTTCTGATAAGCGAGCTATGAAATATCGGTCGGGCAAATCATCTAGAACAAGTTGTTTAAGCCCGTTTTCCGGATTTAACCATTCAGCAACATTATCAAGAACCGATACAAGCTCGGCAAAACTGCGCTGGGGAAGCACACTGCAGCTAATTATTATGTTTCGTTCTGATATGTCGCAGCCAAAATCTGCAATACCTGCTTTGCCCGGCACAGTTTCAAAGGAATTGCGCAGGGCAGGGGAGACCTGCCATTTGGTAAGTCTTGCTCGTATTTTCATACTTTGCGACGATATTCCATTGTAGATAAATCCCATATGCTTCCCTCCATTATGCTGTTATAAAACGTCCCTGCGCCCTTGAACCTGTCTGCATCAGGTTATATAACTCCTGTGAAATCCTACGTATGTCTTCTTCACCACGAACAATCATCTGCTGCACCACAACAAGCGGCCCAGAAGCTAAACCGCTAAATCCACCTCGTCCACTTACATTAATGTCAGGAGATATATTAAAATCTGTCGGCACTGCATTTTGCATATCGTCCGCCACTCTGGCCATAGCCTTGTCAAATCCCTCACCAATACCCAGTGCCATATTGCCGCCAATACCTTCAAAAACAGTGGACGGAGATCTGATTCCAAGAAAATTCTTTACTCCATCAACAATACCGGAAAAGAAACCGGAAACCTTATCCTTAATCCAGCTACCAAGGCTCTTAATACCTTCCCATATGCCTTTTACAATGTTCTTACCGATCTCAACCACCGAAACAACCGCCTTACCCAAACCTTCAATTATAGCCGCAATAATCTGAGGTAAGGACTTTACTAATTCTGGAATGGCTTTCACAAGCCCGGCAGCAAGCTGTACGATAAGCGTAATTCCTAATTCTATGATCTTCGGCATGTTGTTCGTCACAAATTCAATGATTGTTGTAATTATCCTCGGCAGTGCTTCAATTAGTTCTGGCAATGCATTTAAAAGTCCCTGCGCCAGTCCCTGAATCAATGTAAAAGCAGCTTCAAGGATTTTGTCCATATTATCCAGCAGCCCTTGCACAATGGTGATCACTGCTTGAACTGCTGCTGGAATTAGCTCCGGTAATGCTTCTCCAAGCCCCATTACCAACGCTGTGATTAGCTGCACCGCTGCATCAATGAGTAAAGGTAGGTTATCAATGAGTGCTCCGACAATGGTCATGACCGCATCTACTGCTGCTGGAATCAGCTCCGGCAGCAGGCTCAAGAGAGTTTGAAGCACCTGAGAGAACAATTCAGTTACAGTTTGCAACAGCACGGGAAGCAGATCTTTGACTGCTGAGATAATCGCACCGGTTGCCTCCGGCAGAGCGGCCACTATATTTTCCAAAACCGGTATGATATTTTTAACTACAGCCTGAAAGGCATCCACAAGATTTTGTGTTAGGTTCGTCATATCAGCGTTCGCATTGCCAAGTCCTGCTATAAACGAACTTAGAGAGGCTTGTAAAAGACCAATAGAACCGCTGATGGTCTGGGTAGACTCTCTTGCGAAGTTGCCAGCATACTGTTCGGTTTTTTCAAAAAACATCTGCATGGCGATCTCGGCCTTTTCGGCATTGGTTGCGCTATTCCAGGCAAAATCCAGCCCTTTTGCAAGAGCATAAGCTTCGATGGTAGTGGCGTTCATGGCGACACCCAGATTATCCATCATGGTGAAGTTACCCTTGGC
Coding sequences within:
- a CDS encoding IS6 family transposase, with product MTKSYQICCPKCNNHQNFYRYGKDKYGNQKYLCRVCGHQFAPDAHAADKPGRPRVRPYPTCPVCGKAMFLHHDHKYYSNYQCCDKKCGHSIFVPKPAAVTAPSMSKLSGKTDFKRMRYPVHVILTALSMFYLGKNSFRNIALILRTVMNIQVSHTTISNWCTKFAPLFQNIALELMPTLNFNSDEWHADETVVKIRGMKYYLWLIVDSETRFVLSFHLSRHRDSPQAFSLLNSVKHLGKPGAIVTDRYSAYKVPVKAVLGVKHIRVQSFSDDITNNLIECFNKQFKAWYKTKQGFASFDSANNLIAVFLFFYNFVRPHSALDGLTPAQVAGLNLSARSKRKLFLVA
- the erm gene encoding 23S ribosomal RNA methyltransferase Erm translates to MPQNRKKGTTPPIWVSQNFMTSYKIINRIIRRTTLNRDDHVIEIGPGKGHITGILIQKCRKVSAIEIDGRLYNKLTAKFKDVKNIRIYHQDFMKWKLPKFENYKVFSNIPFCFTTDIMRKLTECKNAPSEAWLTMEKGAAKRFMGKPSESLHSLLIKPRFDLDIAYYFIREDFHPKPGVDVVLLHLKKKSPPDIPANQWFAYEQFVSKALKYGFRSLFTSKQLSRAFRQAGVQNKNITPAEVLYVQWLCLFRCYWEHVLGRK
- a CDS encoding phage tail spike protein, with product MAIKSILTSQEDFTGEFPVTSRTSALWRFNEKTPDENLQLMDSSGHGRHFTISGWSGTSANLIAGRFGRYFRQNIVNPTSEKTHLIAENDGSFFSNLGEKIVVGGWINPTTYSVGQTYIPIFNTRQGPGQPIFYVSLYQGRLRLMLYNSSGTLIYDQSETATITLKNGGWYFIASIIEVSNKKVQNIICDRSDGATWVSPVRSFSGELNRECIADIIMGMHANTYYYAGGFDDWFLETDSQLTADDLLLYFKSSLHANGGDAASDVDALAEPGAVTLKATDGEYPASGVLYTRAVPCALSGSGRVAVTSEYTAGVTSVSLVETSTSDDLEEWSAWQAVGTSGELQSPNRQYIRFRVTLTSSDPLRTPKLLEIQLHDIPKAPYEKLGFARPVILDKNGAWEAVLENAFDIIVTGEVNGADTLEFKLPFHDPKRSTLENEKQVQIVNDIYRIRTLTDNKGEDGRVITQVYAEAVFYDLSFSAEKVPREFNADTADVPMQYALLGTGWTVGNVTVSTKRTWQCTEKNALSILRTVQNIYGGDLVFDSANRQVHLLTFSGTDSGALFSYRKNLKSIQRVVDTRELVTRLYAYGKDGLTFASINGGKEYVEDYTFSSEVRVSTLDCSSFTNPYQMLEYAKMRLAEYSKPRVSYVLSAMDLSALTGYEHEAWKLGDIVTVDDKELGLLVKTRVVRRQYNLQEPWKTVIELSTKLRELGDSSAQWDKAADALSSAELINRQEIKDMVPFNHLRNSRADDGFAYWVNSGFEVVTENGVSGTASFKAVGIPGMTKSLSQTVYPATRKSYTFSAQIASENLEKGENGQVGVEIVIEYEDGSTETRFIDLI
- a CDS encoding distal tail protein Dit — its product is MGFIYNGISSQSMKIRARLTKWQVSPALRNSFETVPGKAGIADFGCDISERNIIISCSVLPQRSFAELVSVLDNVAEWLNPENGLKQLVLDDLPDRYFIARLSEAVDCERILRTAGSFELRFVCPDPYAYALEDEIFVLSETGLHELERVKGNADSNPVYLLKGLISTSSSSYISLITNDEELRIVGSLSEGETLIVDSGMVTAKVIDETGGTLRNGLPSLQDLNFPILRKGVNHIEIAAENATFTELKIQAKSRWR
- a CDS encoding phage tail protein, with amino-acid sequence MADNFGLKIGIEGEKEFKNAIREINQSFKVLGSEMNLVASQFDKQDKSVEAVTARNKVLNKEIELQKEKIATLEKALANAASSFGETDKRTQSWQIQLNNAKAELNKMERELEQSAESADELGDELKESGDNAEKSSSKFEKLGSVLKGVGAAMGAAAAAAGAAAIKLGKEVVEQFGELEQNLGGSEAVFGEYAARIQKTGEEAYKNLGLSQSEYLATANKMGALFQGAGVDQQKSLELTEKAMQRAADMASVMGIDMQTAMESIAGAAKGNFTMMDNLGVAMNATTIEAYALAKGLDFAWNSATNAEKAEIAMQMFFEKTEQYAGNFARESTQTISGSIGLLQASLSSFIAGLGNANADMTNLTQNLVDAFQAVVKNIIPVLENIVAALPEATGAIISAVKDLLPVLLQTVTELFSQVLQTLLSLLPELIPAAVDAVMTIVGALIDNLPLLIDAAVQLITALVMGLGEALPELIPAAVQAVITIVQGLLDNMDKILEAAFTLIQGLAQGLLNALPELIEALPRIITTIIEFVTNNMPKIIELGITLIVQLAAGLVKAIPELVKSLPQIIAAIIEGLGKAVVSVVEIGKNIVKGIWEGIKSLGSWIKDKVSGFFSGIVDGVKNFLGIRSPSTVFEGIGGNMALGIGEGFDKAMARVADDMQNAVPTDFNISPDINVSGRGGFSGLASGPLVVVQQMIVRGEEDIRRISQELYNLMQTGSRAQGRFITA